One Streptomyces coeruleorubidus DNA segment encodes these proteins:
- a CDS encoding Gfo/Idh/MocA family protein, with protein MTADTVRWGILATGGIAGAFTADLIDLPDAEVVAVASRSEASAKTFAERFGIPRAYGDWNALARDEDIDVVYVATPHTAHRTAAGLCLAAGRNVLCEKPFTLNVREAAELVALAREHGRFLMEAMWMYCNPLVRRLKSLVDDGAIGEVRTVQADFGLAGPFPPSHRLRNPELGGGALLDLGVYPVSFAQLLLGEPSDIAARAVLSEEGVDLQTGALLSWESGALASVHCSIVGGTATSASVTGSQGRIDIPHGFFFPDRFVLHRDGRDPEEFTADPADGPRNSLRHEAAEVMRAVRAGESESPLVPLDGTLAVMRTLDAIRDRVGVRYPGETPDEDLTAELTPA; from the coding sequence GCGGACACGGTGCGGTGGGGGATCCTGGCGACCGGCGGGATAGCGGGCGCGTTCACCGCGGACCTGATCGACCTGCCGGACGCGGAGGTCGTGGCGGTGGCGTCCCGGTCGGAGGCGTCCGCGAAGACGTTCGCCGAACGGTTCGGGATCCCGCGGGCGTACGGCGACTGGAACGCGCTCGCGCGGGACGAGGACATCGATGTCGTCTACGTCGCCACGCCGCACACGGCGCACCGGACCGCCGCCGGTCTGTGTCTGGCGGCCGGGCGCAACGTGCTGTGCGAGAAGCCGTTCACGCTGAACGTGCGCGAGGCGGCGGAACTCGTCGCGCTGGCGCGGGAGCACGGGCGCTTCCTGATGGAGGCGATGTGGATGTACTGCAATCCGCTGGTGCGGCGGCTGAAGTCGCTGGTCGACGACGGGGCGATCGGTGAAGTGCGCACGGTCCAGGCCGACTTCGGGCTGGCCGGTCCGTTCCCGCCCTCGCACCGGCTGCGGAACCCGGAGCTGGGCGGGGGCGCGCTGCTCGATCTCGGCGTGTATCCGGTGTCGTTCGCGCAGCTGCTGCTCGGGGAGCCGTCGGACATCGCGGCGAGAGCGGTGCTCTCCGAGGAGGGCGTCGATCTCCAGACGGGAGCACTGCTCTCCTGGGAGAGCGGCGCTCTTGCCTCGGTGCACTGCTCCATCGTCGGCGGCACGGCGACCTCCGCCTCGGTCACCGGCTCGCAGGGCCGTATCGACATCCCGCACGGCTTCTTCTTCCCGGACCGCTTCGTGCTGCACCGCGACGGCCGTGACCCCGAGGAGTTCACGGCCGACCCGGCGGACGGGCCCCGCAACAGCCTCCGTCACGAGGCGGCCGAGGTGATGCGCGCCGTGCGCGCCGGTGAGAGCGAGTCCCCGCTCGTCCCGCTCGACGGCACGCTCGCCGTGATGCGGACGCTCGACGCGATCCGGGACCGCGTCGGCGTCCGCTATCCGGGCGAGACCCCGGACGAGGACCTCACGGCCGAGCTCACGCCGGCTTGA